A window of Microcystis aeruginosa FD4 contains these coding sequences:
- a CDS encoding pre-peptidase C-terminal domain-containing protein: protein MMESDDRHEHNVLVFPTLEAAIAQAQGLLANFVSDISLSSKIDLVFGTQVDSSAAKSLITELAAEDSTALPKIEVRSASEINGANAAFAGASYTIYLSWEFLTENAGNVSAITAVLLEEIGHVIDFRLNASDTLGDEGELFSALVRGVVLNEGELQRIKGEDDSAVVTIDGETVQIEQATTNLGLREGYGYRDDSIDIYDYSDIWIFETSAIGGVDDYVKVYSNFTNVDLVLGLVDYNNNLIRSSDDNGSNYNYEKVSLANLPQGTYKAVVGNYYTNSIPYPYYANYRLEIDAPTAPLILQDNYEPNNSLAQAEPVSSGTPYDINNNQIYIFDNLSIHSATDTDFFKFTINNYATADNRIVAQVNITTGDIDLNLYNSSGSIIYSTYSTASGAGYNYISLEGLSPGTYYLQAVSFEYNLTANYSLGFSLPKSLSPDIYEPNDTFATSTNLGAISGFLRKDNLSIHNGTDLDGFKFTIAGQTNAQNYVKIDFENNRGNLDLLLVNDQYKLIDYSTTNSDGEAISLQGLPAGTYYVVVASLARETNQYSLSINAPGNTTSIGNDVFESNNSKSAAKNLHDPNYGWTTETGFHAWQNLSISQSDEDWFKFDLKQLGKLGNYVAIALDNSQGDLDLELYNSAGTKLKEAKGSRDVELISLDKDSNGNTLAVGTYYVRVLGYNGAINPNYTLAINTPGGDQFEENDTKEQAKVLTTFRTTYQKSWKNLSIDSIDDEDWFKFNLPSKGMGNDYISISFDDSLGDLDLELYNSSDTTKIKSSAGVSNTEQISLQGLVTGDYFIKVFGYSGDTNPNYTLTINAPISNPADSFESNNTQVTASDLNKQLHLGQSGQQTITIGNNPEKPLSIHSKDDVDWFKFTIATKGKDGDYAAIALDHTLGDLDFQLYNSSGELLDTSEGVANVHKIDLKGKAADTYYVKVYGYNGATNPSYILTVNAPFNAVTGDWSETNSSEPDTYQQAKDLGKINRTFNQGNLSITQGDIDWFKFEIDADGSKDNQVGINFNHQQGDLDIELYKADGTTLVDSSQGVSNVESISLAGRTKGVYYLKVYRYDEETTNPSGEKTTNPSYELFINAPQNSTGDWAEGTNGNNSNTTAHNLRDIEGLQTWDPLSLHNKTDVDWFKFNVLNTADVNNYISIQFDNTQGDLDLYLYDATGNTLLGKSETADGLEKVKLTNTTGNYLGVGTYLVKVARHSQNSDAVDYQLYIDAPSRDQTDWAEPNNSKTEAKDLQEVQGTKSWSGLSIDKGGDQDWFKFKTIGTGVTGHSISIEFDNDNGKGDLQIELYDNNGNLIQNRTSNSNSNRERISLEGLTANTYYVKVIGKDNTVTNPNYSLIIDAPQVAESDWIDQQQQNPNNSRTTAYDLRNVDNTLALSGLSIHPNTDQDWFKFTLDKAAVLGQVARIDFNHFEGNLQLELFDSNGISLGQSNTDQNFEEISLAGKGAGTYYVKVSGVSGATNPEYSLTVMGTPEAQPDQLEPNDSPISAYELRDLEQTTSDRGLGSSSGFNFGHSGSITSWYTNNVAIPQLFQQANPLSYLGNNLGLGSSSGFNFGYNGNSLSYNPFNSSTLQQANQLISFGNSLGLGSSSGFNFGYNGNSLSYNPFNSSTLQQANQLISFGNSLGLGSSSGFNFGYNGNSLNYNPFNSSTLQQANQLISFGNSLGLLSSTQQASLSADLSSIYSNYLYNHYTNNKNSNNSQLLSSLSNLSIHNANDKDWFKFDLSKDGEIGQFIAINFDNNQGDLKLELFEGFDPATNTTETQYQTHLVELANGTGDTEQISLEGLAKGSYYIRVSGVKGVSGVNATNPNYSLSLSAPPPINDTGTGDFAEPNNTSDKAYDLREVEGSKVLTGLSIHNTTDIDWFQFTTKATGKEGNIVRIDFSDSQGDLDLVLYNQSGTEIKRSQTTENFEEISLKDLTAGTYKVQVLGYDGATNPNYSLSIVAPDTTVNPDNLEPNNDFANATLLGQNGNVSNLSGLTIHSGDTDFFKFTTKATGTAGNSVSIQFENAQGDLQLELYDKDNLTTPLKFSRGTSNNETISLSGLPVDTYYVKVLGNGTNVTNNYQLYLDAPIQATLPGQDDWTIMVYMTASTLAEAAFDDINEMEWATSRLPSTVNFAVLWDQSAAGQTYPSGGSTTWGDTGRAIIQADTNQNTVATNFERIGEKNTGDPQTLVDFVEWAKTAAAAKNYALVMWDHGGGDFGFNVDDSDNQTADRMYSNELVSALRTLKNDGVNFNLVAFDACVMAMAEVCYAVRDYSDVFVASEENIAGSGYNYTTAFSSLVNNPSQVTTEALASGIVESFGQQYVGKVEKTDTLSASDTDKFNGLTSALKAFTDAVKNATTSDWNAILAARQGATPFNNILGNQGTFYANRDLGKFVQAIANDSSVINSIRQAASGVSTALQNLVFDRTADRRSTKGLTILLPDSISRLKNTTLWTEYSQRNQAFLTASGWSNFLDTFATKEGTNRSISLLDWAEANDVSARAYNFNTLIGDGHQFTGLSLHDLSDEDWYRFTTNGTAVTGDKVAITYDKTKNLSFLLRDVNGNEQTATNTSTGQEISLAGLPQGEYRILVKANGSIIPEYSLTINAPGTPSDGKDWVRGNNQSYKAEDLGVITAKTQFAGLQVDTLQPDWFEFELPKVNTDQITPVKVTINLIGNQTIKTELFNFENLTTSVAVKTGTGKLELTTPKPQPGQKYQLKISQPNGQNAVAYSLLFDPTFEPNYTPIEAFGNTKLVKDTTNNLYAQIDNNNPIAIKNGGTQITTNIYSGWQTLAAETVNGVNQVLWKYNDGNYLHLWTLDSNWNWQSSTGWWGLNSPEAFTQETNFQQDFNGDNQIGNPYTPIEAFGNTKLVKDTTNKLYAQIGNNHPIAIKNGGTQITTNIYSGWQTLAAETVNGVNQVLWKYNDGNYLHLWTLDSNWNWQSSTGWWGLNSPEAFTQETNFQQDFNGDNQIGNPYTPIEAFGNTKLVKDTTNKLYAQIGNNHPIAIKNGGTQITTNIYSGWQTLAAETVNGVNQVLWKYNDGNYLHLWTLDSNWNWQSSTGWWGLNSPEAFTQETNFQQDFNGDNQIGNPYTPIEAFGNTKLVKDTTNKLYAQIGNNNPIAIKNGGTQITTNIYSGWQTLAAETVNGVNQVLWKYNDGNYLHLWTLDSNWNWQSSTGWWELNSLEAFTQETNFQQDFNGDNQIGNLSLGILAVSANVSEPIIGSSNDDIITGTADNDTLIGGAGNDTLNGAAGIDTLTGGVGTDIFIFQFGQSTSAALDRVTDFAIGTDKIDLLSQAGAAINAPVAFTRAANSTVTNINTIVTNVFTDANGATAGNQALGINSAVLVRDNTASTYLIINDGTAGFQSANDLVINLTGLTGTLPALGAIAVNSFFV, encoded by the coding sequence ATGATGGAATCTGATGATAGACACGAACACAACGTCTTAGTCTTTCCCACTTTAGAGGCAGCCATTGCCCAGGCACAGGGGTTACTAGCGAATTTTGTCAGCGATATCAGTCTCAGTAGTAAGATTGACTTAGTGTTCGGTACTCAAGTAGATAGCAGCGCCGCGAAGTCCTTAATTACTGAGTTAGCGGCGGAGGATTCGACGGCGTTACCGAAGATTGAGGTTCGCTCTGCTTCGGAGATTAATGGAGCAAATGCTGCTTTTGCTGGGGCGAGTTATACCATTTATCTGTCCTGGGAGTTTCTGACAGAAAATGCTGGGAATGTATCGGCAATTACGGCTGTCTTGCTGGAGGAAATTGGCCATGTGATCGATTTTCGGTTGAATGCTTCTGATACCCTGGGGGATGAAGGGGAATTGTTTTCTGCTTTGGTGCGGGGAGTTGTTTTAAATGAGGGGGAATTGCAACGGATTAAGGGGGAGGATGATAGTGCTGTTGTTACGATTGATGGCGAAACAGTACAAATTGAACAAGCTACTACTAATCTAGGTTTGAGAGAAGGATATGGCTATCGAGATGACTCGATAGATATTTATGATTATTCGGATATCTGGATATTTGAAACTTCTGCAATAGGAGGAGTAGATGACTATGTCAAGGTGTATTCAAATTTTACTAACGTTGACTTGGTTTTAGGTCTTGTCGATTATAACAACAACTTAATTCGGAGTTCTGATGATAACGGTTCTAATTATAACTACGAAAAAGTATCACTGGCTAATTTACCGCAAGGAACATATAAAGCTGTTGTTGGTAACTATTATACAAACTCAATTCCTTATCCTTACTATGCTAACTACAGACTAGAAATTGATGCCCCTACTGCTCCCTTAATTCTTCAAGATAATTACGAACCTAATAACAGTTTAGCTCAAGCAGAACCTGTTAGCAGTGGCACTCCATACGACATTAATAATAATCAGATTTATATCTTTGATAATTTGTCTATTCACTCAGCAACAGATACTGATTTCTTTAAGTTTACCATCAATAACTATGCCACAGCAGACAATCGAATTGTAGCCCAAGTTAATATTACAACAGGGGACATTGATCTGAATTTGTATAATAGCTCAGGAAGTATTATTTATAGTACCTATTCGACAGCTAGTGGGGCTGGTTATAACTATATTTCTTTAGAGGGATTATCACCAGGTACATATTATCTGCAAGCAGTAAGTTTTGAGTATAATTTGACAGCTAACTATAGTTTAGGGTTTAGTCTTCCTAAGTCTCTAAGTCCAGATATTTATGAACCTAATGATACTTTTGCTACCTCCACAAATTTAGGAGCAATTAGTGGATTTCTACGAAAAGATAATTTATCAATTCACAATGGTACGGATCTTGATGGATTTAAATTTACCATTGCTGGACAAACTAATGCCCAAAATTATGTCAAAATTGATTTTGAAAATAATCGAGGTAATTTAGATTTATTGTTGGTAAATGATCAATATAAATTAATTGATTATTCTACGACTAATTCTGATGGTGAAGCTATTTCTTTACAAGGTTTACCCGCAGGAACTTATTATGTTGTAGTAGCCAGTCTCGCAAGAGAAACAAATCAATATAGTTTATCTATTAATGCACCAGGAAATACAACTAGCATCGGTAATGATGTCTTTGAAAGCAACAATAGTAAGTCAGCAGCTAAAAATTTACACGATCCCAATTATGGTTGGACAACAGAAACAGGATTTCATGCTTGGCAAAATTTATCTATTAGTCAAAGTGATGAAGATTGGTTTAAGTTTGACCTAAAACAACTAGGTAAATTAGGAAATTATGTTGCTATTGCCTTAGATAATAGTCAAGGTGATCTTGATTTAGAACTGTATAACTCTGCTGGAACTAAGCTTAAAGAAGCTAAAGGTTCTCGTGATGTTGAATTAATTAGTCTGGATAAAGATAGTAATGGAAATACTTTGGCTGTCGGCACTTATTATGTCCGGGTTTTAGGATATAACGGAGCAATTAATCCTAATTATACCTTGGCAATTAATACTCCCGGAGGAGATCAGTTTGAAGAAAACGACACCAAAGAACAGGCTAAAGTTTTAACCACATTCCGAACTACTTATCAAAAATCTTGGAAAAATCTTTCTATTGATTCTATTGATGATGAGGACTGGTTTAAGTTCAATTTACCTAGTAAGGGGATGGGGAATGATTACATCAGTATTAGTTTTGATGATTCTCTGGGAGATTTAGATTTAGAACTTTATAACAGTAGTGATACTACTAAAATTAAATCTTCGGCAGGAGTAAGTAATACAGAACAAATTTCCTTACAAGGTTTGGTAACGGGAGATTATTTTATCAAAGTTTTTGGTTATAGTGGGGATACAAATCCTAATTATACCTTAACTATTAACGCGCCAATTTCTAATCCTGCTGATAGCTTTGAATCTAATAATACTCAAGTGACTGCGTCTGATTTGAATAAACAATTACATCTGGGACAATCGGGACAGCAAACTATCACCATCGGGAATAATCCAGAAAAGCCCTTATCTATTCATAGTAAGGATGATGTTGACTGGTTTAAATTTACGATTGCTACTAAAGGTAAAGATGGAGATTATGCTGCGATCGCTCTTGATCACACTCTTGGGGATTTAGATTTTCAACTGTATAATTCATCTGGAGAATTATTAGACACTTCTGAGGGGGTTGCTAATGTTCATAAGATTGACTTAAAAGGTAAAGCAGCAGACACTTATTACGTCAAAGTATATGGATATAATGGAGCAACTAACCCTAGTTATATCCTGACAGTAAATGCGCCTTTTAATGCGGTTACGGGAGATTGGTCTGAGACGAATAGTTCTGAACCAGATACCTATCAACAAGCTAAAGATTTAGGCAAGATCAACCGCACTTTCAATCAAGGAAATCTGTCTATTACTCAAGGTGATATTGATTGGTTTAAGTTTGAAATTGATGCTGATGGTAGTAAAGATAATCAAGTTGGCATTAATTTTAATCATCAACAGGGAGACTTAGATATTGAACTCTATAAAGCTGATGGTACAACTCTTGTAGATTCATCACAAGGAGTCAGTAATGTTGAGTCAATTTCTCTAGCAGGACGTACTAAAGGGGTTTATTATCTCAAGGTTTATCGATATGATGAAGAAACAACTAATCCTAGTGGTGAAAAAACAACTAATCCTAGTTATGAACTCTTTATTAATGCTCCTCAAAATAGTACAGGTGATTGGGCTGAAGGAACAAATGGAAATAATAGCAATACCACCGCCCATAATTTACGCGATATAGAGGGATTACAAACTTGGGATCCTCTTTCATTACACAATAAAACTGATGTAGATTGGTTTAAATTCAACGTTTTGAATACTGCTGATGTTAATAATTATATTAGTATTCAGTTTGATAATACTCAAGGAGATTTAGATTTATATCTCTATGATGCAACAGGAAATACACTGTTAGGTAAATCTGAAACTGCCGATGGTCTTGAAAAAGTTAAATTGACTAATACTACTGGAAATTATCTAGGAGTAGGTACTTATCTTGTGAAAGTAGCAAGACACAGCCAAAACTCAGATGCAGTAGATTATCAATTATATATTGATGCGCCTAGCCGTGATCAAACAGACTGGGCTGAACCTAATAATAGTAAAACAGAGGCAAAAGATTTACAAGAAGTTCAAGGAACAAAGAGTTGGTCGGGGCTTTCTATTGATAAGGGAGGAGATCAAGACTGGTTTAAGTTTAAAACTATTGGTACTGGAGTAACAGGCCATTCTATTAGCATCGAGTTTGATAATGATAATGGCAAGGGAGATTTACAAATTGAACTCTATGACAACAATGGTAATTTAATTCAGAATCGTACCTCAAATTCTAATAGTAATCGGGAACGCATTTCTTTAGAAGGTTTGACTGCTAATACTTACTATGTCAAAGTTATTGGCAAGGATAATACTGTCACAAATCCGAATTATTCCCTGATTATTGATGCGCCACAAGTTGCGGAATCTGATTGGATTGATCAGCAACAGCAAAATCCTAATAATAGCCGAACCACTGCTTATGATTTGCGTAATGTTGACAATACATTGGCATTAAGTGGGTTATCAATTCATCCGAATACAGATCAAGATTGGTTTAAATTTACCTTAGATAAAGCTGCTGTATTGGGTCAGGTTGCAAGAATTGATTTTAATCATTTTGAAGGGAATCTACAACTAGAACTATTTGATAGTAATGGTATTTCTTTAGGACAGTCAAATACTGATCAAAACTTTGAGGAGATTTCCTTAGCGGGTAAAGGTGCAGGAACTTATTATGTTAAGGTTTCAGGAGTTAGTGGTGCCACTAATCCTGAGTATAGTTTAACGGTAATGGGGACACCAGAAGCGCAACCCGATCAGCTTGAACCGAATGATAGTCCTATTAGTGCTTATGAGTTGCGGGATTTAGAACAAACGACTTCCGATCGTGGTCTCGGTTCAAGTTCTGGTTTTAATTTCGGTCATAGCGGCTCAATTACAAGTTGGTATACAAACAATGTAGCTATTCCTCAACTTTTCCAACAGGCCAACCCGTTAAGTTATTTGGGCAATAATCTTGGTCTTGGTTCAAGTTCTGGGTTTAATTTCGGTTATAACGGAAACTCTCTTAGTTATAATCCCTTCAACTCCTCAACTTTGCAACAGGCCAACCAGTTAATTTCTTTTGGCAATAGTCTTGGTCTCGGTTCAAGTTCTGGGTTTAATTTCGGTTATAACGGAAACTCTCTTAGTTATAATCCCTTCAACTCCTCAACTTTGCAACAGGCCAACCAGTTAATTTCTTTTGGCAATAGTCTTGGTCTCGGTTCAAGTTCTGGGTTTAATTTCGGTTATAACGGAAACTCTCTTAATTATAATCCCTTCAACTCCTCAACTTTGCAACAGGCCAACCAGTTAATTTCTTTTGGCAATAGTCTTGGTCTTCTTTCATCCACTCAACAAGCTTCATTAAGCGCCGATTTAAGCTCGATTTATTCTAATTATTTATATAATCATTACACTAATAATAAAAATAGCAATAATTCTCAGCTTTTATCTTCACTCTCTAACCTCTCCATCCACAACGCCAACGACAAAGACTGGTTTAAATTTGACCTGAGTAAAGATGGAGAAATAGGACAATTTATTGCTATTAACTTCGACAACAACCAAGGTGATCTAAAATTAGAACTGTTTGAAGGGTTTGACCCTGCTACCAATACCACCGAAACCCAATATCAAACACACCTTGTCGAACTTGCTAACGGTACTGGTGACACCGAACAAATTAGCCTCGAAGGGTTAGCCAAAGGTAGTTATTATATCCGGGTTAGTGGAGTAAAAGGAGTTAGTGGAGTAAACGCAACTAACCCCAATTACAGCTTATCTCTCAGCGCGCCTCCTCCTATTAACGACACAGGAACAGGAGACTTTGCCGAACCCAACAACACCAGTGATAAAGCTTATGATCTGCGAGAAGTAGAAGGCAGTAAAGTCCTTACAGGTCTTTCAATTCACAATACAACTGATATCGACTGGTTCCAATTTACCACTAAAGCCACAGGTAAAGAAGGAAACATTGTCCGTATTGATTTTAGTGACTCTCAGGGTGATTTAGACCTAGTTCTTTATAATCAAAGTGGCACAGAAATCAAACGTTCACAAACCACAGAAAACTTTGAAGAAATTAGTCTGAAAGATTTAACAGCAGGAACTTATAAAGTTCAAGTCTTAGGTTACGACGGTGCAACCAATCCTAACTATAGTCTATCTATCGTTGCACCTGATACCACTGTTAACCCTGATAATCTTGAACCGAATAATGATTTTGCTAATGCTACCCTTTTAGGTCAAAACGGTAATGTAAGCAACCTATCGGGTTTAACCATTCATTCTGGTGATACCGATTTCTTTAAATTTACTACCAAAGCAACCGGAACCGCAGGAAATTCAGTCAGTATTCAATTTGAAAATGCTCAAGGTGACTTACAACTTGAACTGTACGACAAAGACAACCTCACAACTCCCCTTAAATTCTCCAGAGGAACCAGCAATAACGAAACCATTTCCCTTAGTGGTCTTCCGGTTGACACCTACTATGTCAAAGTCTTAGGTAATGGAACTAACGTCACCAACAATTATCAACTCTACCTTGATGCACCCATTCAAGCCACTTTACCTGGACAAGATGACTGGACAATTATGGTCTATATGACCGCCAGCACTCTTGCTGAGGCTGCTTTTGATGATATTAATGAGATGGAATGGGCCACTTCTCGGTTGCCAAGTACAGTTAACTTTGCTGTACTTTGGGATCAAAGTGCTGCCGGACAAACTTACCCTAGTGGTGGAAGTACCACTTGGGGAGATACGGGACGGGCAATCATCCAAGCTGACACCAATCAGAATACTGTTGCCACTAACTTTGAACGAATTGGTGAGAAGAATACTGGCGATCCTCAAACTCTCGTTGACTTTGTTGAATGGGCAAAAACGGCGGCGGCTGCCAAAAACTATGCTCTTGTTATGTGGGATCACGGTGGCGGTGATTTTGGATTTAACGTTGACGATTCGGATAATCAAACTGCTGACAGGATGTATAGCAATGAGCTAGTATCGGCTCTTAGGACTCTCAAAAATGATGGGGTTAACTTCAATTTAGTCGCCTTTGATGCTTGCGTCATGGCAATGGCTGAAGTTTGCTATGCAGTGCGGGACTATAGTGATGTTTTTGTTGCTTCTGAAGAAAATATAGCTGGTTCAGGCTATAACTATACCACTGCTTTCTCTAGCTTAGTGAACAATCCTAGCCAAGTTACGACTGAAGCTCTAGCTTCGGGGATTGTAGAGAGTTTCGGGCAGCAATATGTCGGGAAAGTTGAAAAAACTGATACCCTTTCAGCTTCCGATACAGATAAGTTTAATGGCTTAACTTCGGCACTCAAGGCTTTTACTGATGCTGTTAAAAATGCCACTACTTCTGATTGGAATGCAATTCTCGCTGCTCGACAAGGAGCAACACCTTTTAATAATATTCTGGGGAATCAAGGCACTTTCTATGCCAATCGAGATTTAGGTAAGTTTGTACAGGCAATTGCCAATGATAGCAGTGTCATCAATAGTATTCGTCAAGCTGCTTCTGGTGTCTCTACAGCACTACAAAACCTTGTCTTTGATCGAACAGCAGATCGGCGTAGTACAAAAGGACTGACTATTTTACTCCCTGATTCAATTTCAAGGCTTAAAAATACTACGTTGTGGACTGAATATTCCCAAAGAAATCAGGCTTTTTTAACCGCTTCTGGCTGGTCTAATTTCCTTGATACTTTTGCAACAAAAGAAGGAACAAATCGCAGTATTTCTTTACTGGATTGGGCAGAAGCTAACGACGTATCCGCACGCGCCTACAACTTCAACACTCTCATTGGTGACGGTCATCAATTTACAGGATTAAGCTTACATGATCTTTCCGATGAAGACTGGTATCGCTTCACCACCAACGGAACTGCCGTTACAGGCGATAAAGTTGCCATTACCTACGACAAAACCAAGAATTTATCCTTCCTGCTACGAGATGTCAACGGCAACGAACAAACAGCCACAAATACCAGTACAGGGCAAGAAATTAGTCTAGCAGGATTGCCTCAAGGGGAATATCGCATCCTCGTAAAAGCTAATGGTTCTATCATCCCTGAATATTCCCTCACCATCAACGCACCAGGAACACCTAGTGATGGTAAAGATTGGGTGCGAGGCAATAACCAATCTTACAAAGCCGAAGATTTAGGCGTAATTACAGCTAAAACCCAATTTGCGGGATTGCAGGTTGACACATTACAGCCAGATTGGTTTGAATTTGAATTGCCCAAAGTCAATACCGACCAAATTACTCCTGTTAAAGTTACCATTAACCTCATTGGTAATCAAACTATCAAAACCGAACTCTTCAATTTTGAGAATTTGACGACTTCTGTTGCTGTAAAAACTGGTACCGGTAAATTAGAATTAACCACTCCTAAGCCGCAACCAGGGCAAAAATATCAGCTAAAAATCAGTCAACCGAATGGTCAAAATGCAGTGGCTTATTCCCTTTTATTTGATCCTACTTTTGAACCTAATTACACCCCAATCGAAGCTTTCGGTAACACCAAATTAGTCAAAGACACCACCAATAACCTCTATGCTCAAATTGATAATAATAATCCCATCGCCATCAAAAATGGGGGGACTCAGATTACCACAAATATCTATTCAGGTTGGCAAACTCTAGCAGCAGAAACCGTCAATGGAGTCAATCAAGTTTTATGGAAATATAACGATGGTAATTATCTCCACCTGTGGACTTTAGATAGTAACTGGAATTGGCAATCTTCAACCGGATGGTGGGGATTAAACTCCCCGGAAGCTTTCACCCAAGAAACCAACTTCCAACAAGATTTTAACGGTGATAATCAGATTGGTAATCCCTACACCCCAATCGAAGCTTTCGGTAACACCAAATTAGTCAAAGACACCACCAACAAACTTTACGCTCAAATTGGCAATAATCATCCAATCGCCATCAAAAATGGGGGGACTCAGATTACCACAAATATCTATTCAGGTTGGCAAACTTTAGCCGCTGAAACCGTCAATGGAGTCAATCAAGTTTTATGGAAATATAACGACGGTAATTATCTCCACCTGTGGACTTTAGATAGTAACTGGAATTGGCAATCTTCCACTGGATGGTGGGGATTAAACTCCCCAGAAGCTTTCACCCAAGAAACCAATTTCCAACAAGATTTTAACGGTGATAATCAGATTGGTAATCCCTACACCCCAATCGAAGCTTTCGGTAACACCAAATTAGTCAAAGACACCACCAACAAACTTTACGCTCAAATTGGCAATAATCATCCAATCGCCATCAAAAATGGGGGGACTCAGATTACCACAAATATCTATTCAGGTTGGCAAACTTTAGCCGCTGAAACCGTCAATGGAGTCAATCAAGTTTTATGGAAATATAACGACGGTAATTATCTCCACCTGTGGACTTTAGATAGTAACTGGAATTGGCAATCTTCCACTGGATGGTGGGGATTAAACTCCCCAGAAGCTTTCACCCAAGAAACCAATTTCCAACAAGATTTTAACGGTGATAATCAGATTGGTAATCCCTACACCCCAATCGAAGCTTTCGGTAACACCAAATTAGTCAAAGACACCACCAACAAACTTTACGCTCAAATTGGCAATAACAATCCCATTGCCATCAAAAATGGGGGGACTCAGATTACCACAAATATCTATTCAGGTTGGCAAACCTTAGCAGCAGAAACCGTCAACGGAGTCAATCAAGTCCTCTGGAAATATAACGACGGTAATTATCTCCACCTGTGGACTTTAGATAGTAACTGGAATTGGCAATCTTCAACCGGATGGTGGGAATTAAACTCCCTGGAAGCATTCACCCAAGAAACCAACTTCCAACAAGATTTCAATGGTGATAATCAGATTGGTAATCTCTCCCTAGGTATTCTAGCGGTTTCTGCTAACGTCTCAGAACCCATTATCGGGTCATCAAACGATGATATTATCACCGGTACTGCGGACAATGATACCCTAATCGGTGGCGCTGGCAACGATACCCTCAATGGTGCTGCTGGAATCGATACTTTAACCGGTGGGGTGGGGACAGACATCTTCATCTTCCAATTTGGTCAGTCCACCTCGGCAGCCCTAGACCGAGTTACGGATTTTGCTATTGGTACTGATAAAATTGACCTGCTTAGTCAAGCTGGTGCGGCAATTAATGCTCCTGTCGCTTTTACCCGGGCGGCAAATAGCACTGTAACCAACATTAACACCATTGTTACTAACGTCTTCACCGATGCTAATGGGGCAACAGCCGGAAATCAAGCTCTCGGAATTAACAGTGCTGTTTTAGTGCGGGACAATACTGCTTCTACTTACCTAATTATCAACGACGGTACGGCGGGTTTCCAAAGTGCTAATGATTTGGTGATTAATCTCACCGGGTTAACGGGTACTTTACCGGCGCTCGGTGCTATTGCGGTCAATAGTTTCTTTGTCTAA
- a CDS encoding IS630 family transposase — protein sequence MSYSLDLRKKVIDYVENGGSITKAAALFNIGRATIYRWLGREKLEATKVKHRQRKLDWKALSKDVQENPEARLRDRAEKFGVRPSAICYALKKMKITRKKKELRYRERNREERMKYYRVLRELIKTYGSESLVFIDESGFEEFQACLYAWSKKGKKVLGDRQGKRGKRENLVAGRRKGKKDFIAPMVFTRSLNAEGFEGWLSLYLLPSLAITSVLIMDNAPIHRKTVIRQLVEEAGHQVVFLPKYSPDLNDIEHDFSALKRARMYAPVGTPLDEIIRTYCVA from the coding sequence ATGTCTTATAGCCTAGACTTGAGAAAAAAAGTAATCGATTATGTAGAGAATGGGGGAAGCATAACCAAAGCCGCCGCTCTATTTAATATAGGAAGAGCGACGATATATAGATGGCTAGGTAGGGAAAAACTGGAAGCAACAAAGGTAAAACACCGTCAGAGAAAGCTGGACTGGAAAGCACTGTCAAAAGATGTCCAAGAAAATCCCGAGGCAAGATTAAGAGACAGAGCCGAGAAGTTTGGAGTGAGACCAAGTGCCATTTGCTATGCCTTAAAAAAAATGAAAATTACCAGAAAAAAGAAGGAACTTCGTTATAGAGAAAGAAACCGAGAAGAAAGAATGAAATACTACAGAGTGCTGAGAGAATTGATTAAAACATATGGAAGTGAAAGCCTTGTATTCATTGATGAGTCAGGGTTTGAAGAATTTCAAGCCTGCCTTTATGCCTGGTCAAAAAAAGGTAAGAAAGTCTTGGGAGATAGACAAGGAAAACGAGGAAAAAGAGAGAACCTTGTGGCCGGGAGAAGAAAGGGAAAAAAAGACTTTATTGCCCCGATGGTATTTACAAGAAGCCTGAATGCCGAAGGTTTTGAAGGGTGGTTATCTTTATATTTATTGCCCTCTCTAGCCATAACATCAGTATTAATTATGGATAATGCACCAATTCATCGGAAGACAGTGATTAGACAACTGGTAGAGGAAGCAGGTCATCAGGTAGTGTTTTTGCCAAAATACTCTCCTGATTTAAATGATATCGAACATGATTTTAGTGCATTAAAGAGAGCCAGAATGTATGCTCCTGTGGGGACACCCCTTGATGAAATTATTCGTACTTATTGTGTCGCCTAG
- a CDS encoding XisI protein — protein MTIFDDERGHYLVLDFGWSGNKYLHATPIHLSLVVDKVWIQCDETEEGIATDLMEAGIPKEDIVLGFRYPKVRKYTGFAVA, from the coding sequence ATGACTATATTTGATGATGAACGAGGACATTATCTAGTTTTAGATTTCGGTTGGAGTGGTAATAAGTATCTCCATGCAACACCAATTCACCTTAGCTTGGTTGTCGATAAAGTCTGGATTCAATGTGATGAAACGGAGGAAGGTATAGCTACTGATTTGATGGAGGCAGGTATTCCCAAAGAAGATATAGTACTCGGCTTTCGTTATCCTAAAGTACGCAAATATACAGGATTTGCTGTAGCTTAG